From Echinicola soli, a single genomic window includes:
- a CDS encoding valine--tRNA ligase, whose amino-acid sequence MSLSTKYNPAEAESKWYEFWMENKLFSSTVDYNKEPYSIVIPPPNVTGVLHMGHMLNNTIQDVLVRKARMEGKNACWVPGTDHASIATEAKVVALLKEKGIDKKSISREDFLTHAWEWKEKYGGIILEQLKKLGASCDWDRTKFTMDAGLSDAVTSVFVDLHNKGKIYRGIRMVNWDPQGKTALSDDEVIFKEVQSKLYYINYKIEGSEDEHLTIATTRPETIMADVAICINPNDERFTHLKGKKALIPLINRAIPIVEDDYVDMEFGTGCLKVTPAHDVNDYEIGLRHKLEVIDIINDDGTLNEKAQILVGEDRFVARKKIAKLLKEADQLQKEEEYTSNVGHSERTDAVIEPKLSLQWFLKMEDITKPALKAVMDDIIQLYPPKFKNMYRSWMDNVRDWCISRQLWWGHQIPAFYLPNGEYVVAKTAEEALEIANEKYNQNYGLSDLTQDEDVLDTWFSSWLWPISVFDTDVFTTGEKNEELKYYYPTNDLVTAPEILFFWVARMIIAGYEYMGEKPFRNVYLTGIVRDKQGRKMSKSLGNSPDPLELIKNYGADGVRTGMLFSSPAGNDLPFDEKLVEQGRNFANKIWNAYRLIKGWEVDSNILEHHNHTAIKWFESRFDQALEEIEDHFSKFRISDALMSTYKLVWDDFCSWYLEMVKPAYQKPIDLETYEKTLGYFEAIMKVLHPFMPFITEELWHQVKGREVKDALIVSSWPTKSPYDGQLINDAAQVFEVVSQVRNIRASKGISPKETFDLTINTQNQELYTSFEAILKKLANLNKVDFAGKVEGALSFVVKSDEFFIPLSEQIDVEAEKDNIQKELEYTKGFLNSVTKKLSNERFVNNAPAQVVENEKKKQADAEAKIKALEESLSKLV is encoded by the coding sequence ATGTCCCTTTCAACAAAATATAATCCAGCAGAAGCCGAATCCAAATGGTATGAATTCTGGATGGAGAACAAGTTATTCAGTTCGACAGTAGATTATAACAAAGAGCCCTATTCCATTGTCATTCCCCCTCCCAATGTGACCGGAGTACTGCACATGGGACACATGCTGAACAATACCATTCAGGATGTCTTGGTGAGAAAAGCACGTATGGAAGGAAAAAATGCCTGCTGGGTACCTGGTACTGACCACGCTTCCATTGCCACTGAAGCAAAAGTCGTGGCACTGTTGAAGGAAAAAGGCATAGACAAAAAGTCCATTTCAAGGGAAGACTTCCTCACCCATGCCTGGGAATGGAAAGAAAAATACGGAGGCATCATCCTGGAGCAACTGAAGAAACTGGGGGCCTCCTGTGACTGGGACCGCACCAAATTCACCATGGATGCAGGGCTTAGCGATGCAGTGACCAGTGTTTTTGTGGACCTTCACAATAAAGGAAAAATCTATCGGGGCATCCGCATGGTCAATTGGGATCCACAAGGCAAAACAGCCCTGTCCGATGATGAGGTGATTTTTAAGGAAGTCCAGTCCAAGCTGTACTATATCAACTATAAAATCGAAGGCAGTGAAGACGAGCACCTGACCATTGCCACCACGCGCCCGGAAACCATCATGGCCGATGTAGCGATCTGTATCAATCCAAACGATGAGCGATTTACCCACCTCAAAGGCAAAAAGGCCCTTATTCCGCTGATCAATCGCGCCATTCCAATCGTAGAGGATGATTACGTGGACATGGAGTTTGGTACAGGGTGCCTGAAAGTGACACCTGCCCACGATGTGAACGATTATGAAATTGGCCTGCGGCATAAGCTGGAAGTAATCGATATCATCAATGATGATGGTACCCTGAATGAAAAAGCTCAAATCCTCGTAGGAGAAGACCGTTTCGTAGCCAGAAAGAAAATCGCAAAGCTCCTTAAAGAGGCCGACCAACTACAAAAGGAAGAAGAGTACACTTCCAATGTAGGCCATTCGGAGCGAACTGATGCAGTGATCGAGCCGAAGTTATCGCTACAGTGGTTCCTAAAAATGGAAGATATTACCAAACCGGCATTAAAGGCCGTGATGGACGATATCATTCAGCTCTATCCGCCAAAATTCAAAAACATGTACCGCAGCTGGATGGACAATGTGCGGGACTGGTGTATCTCCCGCCAACTCTGGTGGGGCCATCAAATCCCTGCCTTCTACCTTCCCAACGGTGAATATGTCGTGGCCAAAACCGCTGAAGAAGCACTAGAAATCGCCAACGAGAAATACAACCAAAACTATGGCTTAAGTGATCTCACCCAAGACGAAGACGTTCTGGATACATGGTTTTCCTCTTGGCTGTGGCCGATTTCTGTCTTTGATACAGATGTATTTACCACGGGTGAAAAGAACGAGGAACTTAAATACTATTATCCTACGAATGACTTGGTAACTGCCCCAGAGATCCTGTTTTTCTGGGTGGCCAGGATGATCATCGCAGGATACGAATACATGGGTGAAAAGCCATTCCGAAATGTCTACCTCACCGGTATCGTAAGGGACAAGCAGGGCAGAAAAATGTCCAAATCACTGGGCAATTCCCCTGACCCGCTAGAACTGATCAAAAATTACGGTGCCGATGGCGTACGTACAGGCATGCTCTTCAGTTCCCCTGCAGGAAACGACCTGCCTTTCGACGAAAAACTCGTTGAGCAGGGCAGAAATTTTGCCAATAAAATCTGGAACGCCTACCGTTTGATCAAAGGTTGGGAAGTGGATTCCAATATTTTGGAGCACCATAACCATACGGCCATCAAATGGTTTGAAAGCCGATTTGACCAAGCACTGGAGGAAATCGAAGACCACTTCAGCAAGTTCAGAATCTCTGATGCGCTGATGAGCACCTATAAGCTGGTATGGGATGATTTCTGCTCATGGTATCTCGAAATGGTCAAACCAGCATACCAAAAGCCAATTGATCTGGAGACATACGAAAAGACCTTGGGCTACTTTGAGGCCATCATGAAGGTATTACATCCATTTATGCCATTTATCACCGAAGAGCTTTGGCACCAGGTAAAAGGCAGGGAGGTCAAAGACGCGCTGATCGTATCTTCTTGGCCTACCAAATCCCCTTATGATGGACAACTGATCAATGATGCCGCTCAGGTATTTGAAGTGGTTTCCCAAGTGAGGAACATCCGAGCTTCCAAAGGCATTTCTCCAAAAGAAACCTTTGACCTCACCATTAACACGCAAAACCAGGAATTGTACACATCCTTTGAGGCCATTCTTAAAAAACTGGCCAACCTAAACAAAGTGGATTTTGCCGGAAAAGTGGAAGGTGCCCTGAGTTTTGTGGTAAAATCGGATGAATTCTTTATCCCTTTGAGCGAGCAGATCGATGTGGAAGCAGAAAAGGATAACATCCAGAAGGAACTTGAATACACCAAAGGCTTCCTCAATTCGGTCACAAAGAAATTAAGCAATGAACGCTTTGTCAACAATGCGCCTGCCCAAGTAGTCGAAAATGAAAAGAAAAAGCAAGCTGACGCCGAAGCCAAAATCAAAGCGTTGGAGGAAAGCTTGTCCAAATTGGTTTAA